The genomic stretch GCCTCAGCTCGCCGGGAAGCTCTCCGGCAACGCCATTCGAGTCCCGACCCCGGACGTCTCGATGGCGATCCTGAACCTGGAGCTGGAACGGGAGACCACCAAGGAGGAGCTCAACCGGTTCCTGCGGCGTGAATCCCTGGAGGGCCCGCTGCACAAGCAGGTGGACTACATCGACTCCGCCGAGGTGGTCTCCACCGACTTCGTAGGCACCCGGGCGGCGGGGGTCGTGGACGGTCTGGCGACCATCGTCAACGGCAAACAGGCGATCCTCTACGTCTGGTACGACAACGAGTTCGGATACTCCGCCCAGGTGGTCCGGGTGCTCGAGCACATGACCGGCAGCGCCCCGGTGAAGTACCCCAAGGTGCAGCCGCGCGACGCCTCGGTGAACAACGGCGCCACCGCGGCGGCTCGCTGAGCGCCGAACCGGCACGCGTCCAAGCCTGAAGACGACGACGGCGACCCTCCCCTCCTCGGGGTGGGTCGCCGTCGTCGTCCTGGTCTGAGAGGCTGCCCAGTCCCTCATGGAACACCTGGACCCGCGTGTCAGACCGAGGCTTGCGGATGCCGAGTGCATGGATTGCGGGCGTCCCCGGCGCCTGTCGCGAAAACGGTCGAGCAGCCGATGACAGGCGGGTGTGGGGCTCTAGGCCGTCGCTCGCAGTAGGAACACAGCCATCGAGCAGAACTTCACGCTCGAGTGTGAAGACTCTTCAGTTCTTGCTGATAGCGGTGAGAAGGGCGGCAACTGCTTTGGCTCCCGCGTCTTCAGCGCCGATCGAGGCGGCTTCAGGAACGTACGCGGCTCGACCGGCCCGCGCTGCAAATTCGGCCGTTCCGCGTGCACCTGCTTCCGCGTCTCGGGCGGCTTCCACCAGGCTGCCACCCGCCTCCAAGGCCCTGAGCGCTGGGGCAATGGCGTCGACCATGGTTGAGTGTCCCTCTTCGGCGCCGCCATGATGCATCATCGCGTTGAGCCCGGCACCTAAAGCGTCTGCCCAGTCAGCGTCTCGGGCCAACGCCTCTGACATTGCGGTTGTGAGTATCGCAAGAAGAACTCCCGATGAGCCGCCCATTCGGGTTTCAAGGATTGTTGCTACGCGGTTCATCCCCGCGGCAGGGTCTGCGAATCCCAGCGTGCCCGCATCAAGGTCCGCGAGAACAGCTTCGGCCCCCGCACGGAATGTTGTTCCCGCATCGCCGTCTCCGGTGGACCTGTCAAGGTCGTCGAGTACCGCCTTCATCTCGATCAGAGTCAAGCAGCCCTGTCGGACCCTCTCTTCAATATAATTTCCGGAGGAAACCTCCATAGGTGCACTTCGTTGCTCCTCCTGCCTGCTTTTCACCCGGCGAGGCGATTCTTTGACCTTCTTCGGGGCCATCCAAGCAGGGGCAGCAGTCGCTCTCTCCAGTGCAGCTACCAGGGCGTCGTCTGCAGACATGGCCGTGACGGAGAAACCTTGCATTCCAAGAGATGTCATGGCCCTCACCGGTCCGATGAAGCGCGCAATTCGGTTCGGACCAATCTGGCGAATCAGTTCGTGAGTGAGAACAAGGCCCTCCTGTACCGAACAACCTCCGAGGTCGTTGAGCATAAGCACCATGGACTCGGACTCAGCGTCGATCTCCAGACTCTCGAGAGCCCGTGCGACCGCGTCGGCAGCACTGTCAACAGAGATGGTTTTCGCGCCAGGTTCGTTATGGATCCCCATGCCCAGTTCGGCCCCACGCTCGAGATCAGGTGCGTCGCCTGGCAACTGAACCGGTCCAAGCGCCAGTCCGATGGTCCGAATCGACCCCGCCGCCTGGCGCGCAGCTTCTGCCACCTCGGTGAGATCCTTGCCCATCGACGCCGCGGCTCCCGCCACTTTGTGCACCAATACCGTGCCGGCTAGACCTCGCGGCTGCTCGAAGCCAGGGAGTGCCACATCATCCGCAACCAGGACGGTTTCGACCTCGTAGCCCTCCTGACGCGCGCGCTCAGCAGCAAGTCCAAAGCTCAGTCGATCACCGGTGTAATTCTTGACCACCAGCAGGCACCCTGCCGTACCGGAGACATGTCGGATAGCCTCAAGCACAGAGGTCACTGAGGGAGAGGAGAAGATTGCGCCGGGCACGGCCGCATCCAGCATTCCCTCGCCAATGAACCCGGCATGGGCGGGCTCATGACCGGACCCACCACCTGAGATGACAGCGACGCGAGATGGATCTCGCTGTGAGGAAGCTCCAACGAGAACTGTTGTGCCTTCCGAAGTCTCAAGTTCTTCTAATTCAAGAATGTGCGTCATGGCCGAAAGCATCTCGGGCACCAAGGTCTCACGAGTGTTGTAGAACGGCATAGCGCTCCCCTACTTGTGTCGTTGAGCATGCGCGTCTGGCGTTTGGATGTGATACACCAGCGATAGATTGTGAAGCGTAACACATTGCAATCGCTGAACCGCCCTGGGTTTCCATGCATGCACGGGTATGTCCAGGCTTCCGAGGAGTCCGGATTTCAGGATTCTGTATGTCCTGAGCGCAGTAGGACCAGATGGGGTGCACAGGCTGCCCCGCGGAGCTCCCGCGACGAGTGCTGGACCTGCTCCAAGCTGGACGCAGCGTCGCGAGCATCGCCCAGCGAGCACGGGTCCTTGGATCAGTGCGGCCTTGGCGCAGCCGTTGACGGTATCCGCCAGAGGGGACTGTCGCAGCGATAGGTGACAGTTCAAACTGTCACTATCATTGGGTCATTCGAACCCAGTTCGACTCAGGTTGCCTGTCACGGGGATGCTGACGATTGCGGCCCCCTGGTTCGAATCTGGATCCAGTGGTCTGTGCGGCCTGTTCTGGTGCTCCTCAGCACTCCAGCTGAGCTGCGCCGGACGTGGGAGGTTCAGCCCACCGGGCGGATCCGACTCCTACTCGGGTCCCATTCGGTCCCAGCGGCGGAGGCGTCCATCGCCTCGTTGCTCAGGGCGTCGGCGTCGCCGTTGTCCTTGCGCGGGATCCAGGTGTAGCGCACCTGAGTCGGTGGCAGGATGGTGGAGGCCTCTGCGGCCAGGCGCTTCATGTCCTCGTGCTTGATCTTCCAGCGCCCACTCATCTGCTCCACCACCAGCTTGGAGTCCAGCTTGACCTCCACGAACGCCTCCGGGTCCAGATCGCGGGCCAGCCGCAGTCCCTCGATGAGCCCGGTGTACTCGGCGACGTTGTTGCTCGCCTTCCCCAGCGGGGTGGCCTTGGTGGCGAGGATCTGCCCCGCCTCATTGCGGACCAGGGCGCCGGAGCCGGCGATTCCGGGATTGCCGCGGCTTCCGCCGTCGGCCTCGACGAACAAAGTGGTCATGGCTCACGCACCTTCAGGTCAGTACAGGTCTTGAATCTCAAACAGCGAGCCCCGCAGGCGGCTCAGTGGCCCGGGGTGAGCACGAAGTCCCAGGGGTCGGTGTTGATGCCGCTCACGGCAACCTCCACATCGTAGCCGCGATCGGTCAGCGCCTGGTGCAGCGCCTGCGCTGCGGTGGGCAGCCAGAGCCACTCCGAGGCGAAGTGTGAGACGTCGATCAGATAGGGACGCTCCTCCCCCGCGGCCTCTCTGGCCTCCGAGGCCGGGTGGTGCCGCAGATCTGCGGTCAGGAAGACATCAGCCCCGGCCTCGGCCGCAGTCCCCAGCAGCGAGTCCCCGGCGCCGCCGCACAGCGCCACACGCTGGATGAGCCCATCGCGATCCCCGGCCACGCGGACCCCGCCGGCCACAGAAGGCAGGACCGAGAACACCCGGGCGGCGAACTCCCCCAGCGTCAACGGCTCCGGAAGCGTCCCGATGCGCCCAAGCCCCTCGGTGGAGAGGCCCTCCTGAGCCGGGGTCAGCGGCATGGTGTCCTCGATCCCCAGCGCTCCGGCGAGGACGTCGTTGACCCCGCCGATCGCCGAGTCCCCGTTGGTATGAGCCGTCAGCAGAGCGCAGCCGGATTCGATCAGCCGGTGCACCATCTCTCCCTTGAACTGCCCGGCCTCCACCGAGGTGACACCGCGCAGCAGCAGCGGATGGTGGGTGATCAGCAGATCGGTTCCGGAGCTGGCGGCCTCCTCGATCACCGGGCGCACCGGGTCCACCGCGAAATGGATCCTGCGCACCAGCGCGTCACGCCGCCCGGTCACCAGACCCACGGCGTCCCAGTTCTCCGCCAGCGACCGCGGCCAGAGCTCCTCCGCGGTGTCCAGCACTTCTTGAAGGGTCGGCACCTGGGATTCGGTAGTGGTCTCGTCTGCATGCTGGGCGGGGCTGGGCGACATGACTCATTTCTACAGGTTCCGGTTCAGGAATAGAGCCTGGGACACGGACGGTTGTGCTGGCCATGGACAACTCTCTCAAGACCGTGGTGCTCGCCGCCGGCTGCTTCTGGTGCCTGGATTCCCTCGCGCGCCGACTGCGCGGAGTCCACCATGTGCGCAGCGTCTACACCGGGGGCTCCGGACCGGCCATCTACGAGGCTGTCGCCTCCGGCGGCACCGGCCACGCAGAGGCCGTGGAGATCAGCTACGACCCTGAGGTGCTGCCCGACGAGGTCCTCTACAGCGTCTTCTTCTCCAGTCATGATCCGACCTCGCTGAATCGGCAGGGCTACGACGTCGGCACCCAGTACCGCTCGGCGATGTTCTATACCGACGACGCCCAGCGCGAGGAGTTCTCCGCCGCGATCGCCCACGCCCAGGCCTCCTTCGACCGTCCCATCGTGACCACGCTGGAACCACTGGGCCGGGTCTTCGAGGCCGAGGAGGTCCACCAGGACTTCCACGCCCAGCGTCCCGATGTCGGATACTGTCAAGTCATCATCGACCCCAAGGTCGCGAAACTCCGCAGAGACTATGCTTCATGGTTGAAACCCGAGGAAGAAAGGTCCACCCACTAATGGCGAAGATTCTTGAGAACATCACACAGGCGGTCGGCAACACCCCCCTGGTGCGGCTGAACCGCCTGGGCGCGGACCTCCCGGGCAACATCGCGATGAAGCTGGAGTTCTACTCCCCCGCCAGCTCCATCAAGGACCGCATCGGCGCCGCCATCGTCGACGCCGCCGAAGACTCGGGCATGCTCAAGCCCGGCGGCACCATCGTGGAAGGCACCTCGGGCAACACCGGGATCGCCCTGGCCATGGTCGGGGCGGCACGCGGCTACCGCGTGGTGCTCACCATGCCCGAGACCATGTCCACCGAGCGTCGCGTGATGCTGCGCGCCTATGGCGCCGAGATCGTGCTGACCCCCGGCGCGGAAGGCATGCGCGGCGCGGTGGAGCGGGCCAAGTCCATCGTGGAGGAGACCGAGAACTCCATCTGGGCCCGGCAGTTCGCCAACGAGGCCAACCCGGCCGTGCACTACCGCACCACCGGCGAGGAGATCTGGCGGGACACCGACGGCGAAGTGGACGTCTTCATCGCCGGCATCGGCACCGGCGGCACCATCACCGGCGCCGGACGCCGACTCAAGGAGTACAAGCCCGGGATCCACCTGGTGGCCGTGGAGCCCGAGGACTCCCCGATCCTCTCCGGCGGCACCGCCGGACCGCACAAGATCCAGGGCATCGGTCCCAACTTCGTCCCTGACATCCTGGACCAGGGGATCTACGACGAGGTCTACCAGGCCAACCTCGAGAAGGCCGTCAGCTGCGCCCGCGACCTCGGCACCCACGAGGGCATCCTCGGGGGCATCTCCACCGGCGCCAACGTCGCGGCGGCGCTGGAGCTGGCCTCCCGGGAGGAGAACCGGGACAAGCTCATCGTCACCGTCGCCTGTGACTTCGGTGAGCGCTACATCTCCACGCTGCTCTACGAAGACATCCGCGGCTGAGACGGTTGAGTCCCCGCGGCGAGCGAGCAAGCTGATCGCCGCCCGCCGCGGGGACTCGGCCATCACCGAGACCGCCAGATCCCTGCTGTCCGAATCGTGCAGCTCAACTCGTGCTGTTTGAACCCTTGAAAGAGGTTGACCCACCTTGGGCCCACTGAAGCGTCTGCGTGAGGACATCAAAGCCGCACGCGAACATGACCCCGCCGCGCGCAGCACCGCCGAGGTGGTGCTGGTCTATTCCGGCCTGCACGCGGTCTGGTCCTACCGGGTCGCCCATAAGATGTGGCAGCGCCGCCCCCTGAAGACCCCGGCGCGCGCGCTCTCCCAGCTGACCCGTGGTCTCACCGGCATCGAGATTCACCCTGGTGCGCAGATCGGGCGGCGCTTCTTCATAGACCACGGCATGGGTGTGGTCATCGGGGAGACCGCCGAGATCGGTGACGACTGCATGCTCTACCAGGGAGTCACCCTCGGTGGACGTTCCCTGGAACAGACCAAGCGCCACCCCACCCTGCGCGACGGCGTGGTCGTCGGTGCCGGGGCCAAGGTCATCGGACCCGTGGAGATCGGTGCCGGCTCCGCCGTGGGCGCCAACGCCGTGGTGGTGAAGTCCTCCCCGCCGAACTCCATCCTCACCGGGGTCCCGGCCAAGGCGCGACAGCGCGGTGTGGCCGAGCGCAAGCCCCACGTGGACCCCGCAGAGTACGCACTGGACCCGGCCATCTTCATCTGAAGGTTCTCAGCCGTGGCCGCGGCTTCAAGCCCCAGAGACTCCGATCGCTGACCAGAGGCCCTGCGCGCTAGACCCGGTGGTCGCCCGCCAGGCGGCGCATCACCTCACCGGCCGGGTCCGGCCGCGCCGCGGCGAACCCGGTTCCGGCCCAGAGATTGAGCCCGTGCGGGTCTGCGGCGGCACCCGCCGCTCGGCGCAGTCCGGCGCTGAGCTGGTGCAGGGCCGGAAAGCCCGACGGCGCCGACGTGGTCAGCGCGTCGGTGAAGCTGTTACGCAGCGCTCGCGCCGGACGGCCTGAGAACGCCGTCGTCAGGGTGGTCTCCGGCACCCCCGGAGGATCAGCCAGGGCCTGCTGGTGCGCCGGATGCGTCCCGCTCTCGGGGCAGCGCAGCAGCGCGGTGCCCAGCACCGCAGCCTGCGCCCCGGCGTGCAGGGCGGCACGGACTCCGGCGGCATCGGCGATCCCGCCGGCGGCCCAGAGCGGCAGTTCGGTGCGGGACGAGATGGCGTGAAGCAGCTCGAGCAGGCCCACCTCCGCGGGTGGTTTCCGCGGGGTCCAGGTCCCGGAGTGGCCCCCGGCGGAGGAGCACTGGACGATCAGCCCGTCCACCCCGGCTCGGGCAGCGCTCTCAGCCTCCGCGACGCAGGTCACGGTCTGCAGCACCCTGGCCCCGGTGGCCTGCAGCCGTGCGAGGTCCCGCGCGGAGGGCAGTCCGAAGGTCAGGCTGATCAGTGGCGCCGGATCGGCCTCCAGCACCTGAAGCTTCTGCTCCCAGAAGTCATCCCAGACCTCTGCGGGTGCTGCGGTGACTGCAGGGGCTTCGTCGACTGCCGGGGCCCCGGTAGCTCTGATCACTCCGGCGAGGCTGTTGATCTCTGGCAGCTCCACCTCGCCCGCCCAGTCTCCGCCGGTCCGGGCATGATCGCTCAGCCAGCGCTGGACCGCGGCGCGGTGTCGATCCAGCTCCGCAGGCTCGATCGGGACCTGGTTCGGTACGAAGAGGTTCACCCCGAAGCGTGGGGTGGCGCGCTGCACCTGCTGGATCTGGACCCTGAGGTCCTCGGGGCTCTTGTACCCCGCGGCGAGGAATCCCACTCCTCCGGCTGCAGCAGCGGCCAGAACGAGCTCAGGACGGCTCGGTCCGCCGGCCATCGGGGCGGCCACCACGGGAATCGTGGCGCCGACCGAGGCGAGCAGACCGGCCGTCCTGGTGCTCATCGGGTCAGCTCCGCATGTTCGGAGTCAGTCCTTGGACCCAGCGGGTCAGGCGTCGATCTCGCTGCGGTCACCGGACCACTGGGTGTGGAAGGTGCCTTCCTTGTCCACGCGCTTATAGGTGTGCGCGCCGAAGTAGTCGCGCAGACCCTGGGTCAGCGCGGCCGGGAGCCGGTCCCGGCGCAGGCTGTCGTAATATGACAGCGAGGAGGAGAACACCGGGGCGGGAACGCCGTAGGTCGCCGCGGCGGCGACCACGCGCCGCCAGGCGGGGAGGCATTCGTTGATCGCCTCGTTGAACTCCGGGGCCAGCAGCAGGTTCTTGGGCTGCTGATCCTTCGGCGCGTCGTAAGCCTTCATGATGGTGTCCAGCAGATCGGCGCGGATGATGCAGCCGGCGCGCCAGAGCGAGGCGATGGCCTTCAGGTCCAGGTCCCAGCCGAACTCCTCGCCGGCGGCGACCAGCATGTCCAGGCCCTGGGCGTAGGCGACGAGCTTGGAGGCGTAGAGCGCCTTGCGCACATCCTCCACGAAGTCCTGCCGGTCCTCAGCGCTGCCATACTTCTCGGTGGCCGAGAGCGTCTCATCGATCCCGGCGCTGAACGTGGCGTTGGTGACCGCGCGCAGCTCGCGCTGGGAGGAGATCGAGCGGGCAAAGACGGACTCTGCGATCGCGGTGACCGGGGAACCCACCTCCAGCCCGGAGATCGCGGTCCAGCGGCCGGTGCCCTTCTGACCCGCGGAGTCCACGACCACGTCCACCAGGGGACGACCGGTGACCTCGTCCTCCTGCTCCAGGACCTCGGCGGTGATCTCGATCAGGTAGGAGGCCAGATCGGTGGTGTTCCACTCGCGGAACACGCCGGCCTGCTCGCGGGGCTCGATCCCGGCCAGGGAGCGCATCAGGTCGAAGGCTTCGCCGATGACCTGCATATCGGCGTATTCGATGCCGTTGTGCACCATCTTCACGTAGTGCCCGGCGCCGTCGGTGTCGATCCAGGCGCAGCAGGGTTCGCCGTTGTACTTCGCGGAGATCTTCTCCAGCATCGGGCCCAGGGTGTCGTAGGACTCCTTGGAGCCGCCGGGCATGATCGAGGGACCGTTCAGCGCGCCCTCTTCGCCGCCGGAGACTCCGACGCCGACGAAGTGCAGGTTCTTCGCGCGCAGGCTCTCCTCGCGGCGGCGGGTCTCTTCGTAGAAGGAGTTGCCGCCGTCGATGATGATGTCGCCCTCGTCGAGCAGGGGCACCAGGTCAGCGATCACGGAGTCCACCGGGGCGCCGGCCTGGACCATGATCAGCACCCGGCGGGGTCGCTCCAGGGACTCCACGAGCTCGGTGAGGGTCTCGGTGCGCACGAAGTCGCCGTCTCCGCCGTGGGCCTGCAGCAGGGCGTCCGTGCGGGCGACCGAGCGGTTGTGCAGCGCGACGGTGTAGCCGTTGCGAGCCAGGTTGCGAGCCAGATTGGCTCCCATGACGGCCAGGCCGGTCACTCCGATATGGGCACTCATGCATTCTCCTTCGTCGAGGTCAGTCAGAGTTCCTCACGGCGCGGTGCGGAACGGGCATCGGTCGCGGACCGCAGCGATGCGGGTCCCCGTCCACGGTGCACCCGGGCGCGCCGGAGGTCTGACATGGGATCCCGCCGTCGTGAACCTCGGTGTCCCCGAGGCGAGCACTGCAACTCTACCGCTTCAGCAGATCAGCCGACCCAGGCCCACACCGGGCACGGCGGATGGGCGTCAGTCACCCACCGCATCGCGGCCGCGGCGCACGATCAGCGGGTCGGGCCCGCCGACGATTTCATGGTCCTTGCCCTCGTACTCGAACTGGGCGAGGAAGCACTTCATCGCGTTCAACCGGGCCCGCTTCTTGTCATTGGACTTGATCGTCATCCAGGGCGCGTGGTCGGTGTCGGTGCGCAGGAACATCTCCTCCTTGGCCTCGGTGTAGGCCTCCCAACGATCCAGGGACTCCAGGTCCATGGGTGAGAGCTTCCATTGCCGGACCGGGTCGATCTGCCGGATCGCGAACCGGGTGCGCTGCTCCTGCTGGGTGACCGAGAACCAGAACTTCGTCAGATGGATGCCGGCGTCGACGAGCATCTGCTCGAACTGCGGGGCCTGGCGCATGAAGAGCTCATACTCCTGCTCCGAGGAGAAGCCCATCACCCGCTCCACTCCGGCACGGTTGTACCAGGAGCGGTCGAAGAGGACCATCTCCCCGGCGGTGGGCAGGTGGTCCACATAGCGCTGGAAGTACCACTGGCCCAGCTCCCGGTCCGAGGGCCGGTTCAGGGCGACCACGCGTGCGGTCCGCGGGTTCAGGTGCTCGGTGAAGCGTTTGATCGTCCCGCCCTTGCCAGCGGCGTCGCGACCTTCGAAGACGATCACATGCTTGAGCCCATAGTCCTCGGCCCAGTACTGGAACTTCAGCAGCTCCACCTGCAGGTGGTACTTCTCGATCTCATAGACGTCGCGGGAGAGCCGGTTCTCATACGGGTAGTTCTCGTGCCAGGTCTCCACCGCGCGGCCCTGCGGGTCGATCAGATCCGGGTCCGGGGTGTGCCCGTC from Nesterenkonia sandarakina encodes the following:
- a CDS encoding dihydroxyacetone kinase subunit DhaK encodes the protein MPFYNTRETLVPEMLSAMTHILELEELETSEGTTVLVGASSQRDPSRVAVISGGGSGHEPAHAGFIGEGMLDAAVPGAIFSSPSVTSVLEAIRHVSGTAGCLLVVKNYTGDRLSFGLAAERARQEGYEVETVLVADDVALPGFEQPRGLAGTVLVHKVAGAAASMGKDLTEVAEAARQAAGSIRTIGLALGPVQLPGDAPDLERGAELGMGIHNEPGAKTISVDSAADAVARALESLEIDAESESMVLMLNDLGGCSVQEGLVLTHELIRQIGPNRIARFIGPVRAMTSLGMQGFSVTAMSADDALVAALERATAAPAWMAPKKVKESPRRVKSRQEEQRSAPMEVSSGNYIEERVRQGCLTLIEMKAVLDDLDRSTGDGDAGTTFRAGAEAVLADLDAGTLGFADPAAGMNRVATILETRMGGSSGVLLAILTTAMSEALARDADWADALGAGLNAMMHHGGAEEGHSTMVDAIAPALRALEAGGSLVEAARDAEAGARGTAEFAARAGRAAYVPEAASIGAEDAGAKAVAALLTAISKN
- a CDS encoding reverse transcriptase-like protein — translated: MTTLFVEADGGSRGNPGIAGSGALVRNEAGQILATKATPLGKASNNVAEYTGLIEGLRLARDLDPEAFVEVKLDSKLVVEQMSGRWKIKHEDMKRLAAEASTILPPTQVRYTWIPRKDNGDADALSNEAMDASAAGTEWDPSRSRIRPVG
- a CDS encoding Nif3-like dinuclear metal center hexameric protein, translating into MSPSPAQHADETTTESQVPTLQEVLDTAEELWPRSLAENWDAVGLVTGRRDALVRRIHFAVDPVRPVIEEAASSGTDLLITHHPLLLRGVTSVEAGQFKGEMVHRLIESGCALLTAHTNGDSAIGGVNDVLAGALGIEDTMPLTPAQEGLSTEGLGRIGTLPEPLTLGEFAARVFSVLPSVAGGVRVAGDRDGLIQRVALCGGAGDSLLGTAAEAGADVFLTADLRHHPASEAREAAGEERPYLIDVSHFASEWLWLPTAAQALHQALTDRGYDVEVAVSGINTDPWDFVLTPGH
- the msrA gene encoding peptide-methionine (S)-S-oxide reductase MsrA, translated to MDNSLKTVVLAAGCFWCLDSLARRLRGVHHVRSVYTGGSGPAIYEAVASGGTGHAEAVEISYDPEVLPDEVLYSVFFSSHDPTSLNRQGYDVGTQYRSAMFYTDDAQREEFSAAIAHAQASFDRPIVTTLEPLGRVFEAEEVHQDFHAQRPDVGYCQVIIDPKVAKLRRDYASWLKPEEERSTH
- the cysK gene encoding cysteine synthase A, which produces MAKILENITQAVGNTPLVRLNRLGADLPGNIAMKLEFYSPASSIKDRIGAAIVDAAEDSGMLKPGGTIVEGTSGNTGIALAMVGAARGYRVVLTMPETMSTERRVMLRAYGAEIVLTPGAEGMRGAVERAKSIVEETENSIWARQFANEANPAVHYRTTGEEIWRDTDGEVDVFIAGIGTGGTITGAGRRLKEYKPGIHLVAVEPEDSPILSGGTAGPHKIQGIGPNFVPDILDQGIYDEVYQANLEKAVSCARDLGTHEGILGGISTGANVAAALELASREENRDKLIVTVACDFGERYISTLLYEDIRG
- the epsC gene encoding serine O-acetyltransferase EpsC, whose amino-acid sequence is MGPLKRLREDIKAAREHDPAARSTAEVVLVYSGLHAVWSYRVAHKMWQRRPLKTPARALSQLTRGLTGIEIHPGAQIGRRFFIDHGMGVVIGETAEIGDDCMLYQGVTLGGRSLEQTKRHPTLRDGVVVGAGAKVIGPVEIGAGSAVGANAVVVKSSPPNSILTGVPAKARQRGVAERKPHVDPAEYALDPAIFI
- a CDS encoding nitronate monooxygenase — its product is MSTRTAGLLASVGATIPVVAAPMAGGPSRPELVLAAAAAGGVGFLAAGYKSPEDLRVQIQQVQRATPRFGVNLFVPNQVPIEPAELDRHRAAVQRWLSDHARTGGDWAGEVELPEINSLAGVIRATGAPAVDEAPAVTAAPAEVWDDFWEQKLQVLEADPAPLISLTFGLPSARDLARLQATGARVLQTVTCVAEAESAARAGVDGLIVQCSSAGGHSGTWTPRKPPAEVGLLELLHAISSRTELPLWAAGGIADAAGVRAALHAGAQAAVLGTALLRCPESGTHPAHQQALADPPGVPETTLTTAFSGRPARALRNSFTDALTTSAPSGFPALHQLSAGLRRAAGAAADPHGLNLWAGTGFAAARPDPAGEVMRRLAGDHRV
- the gndA gene encoding NADP-dependent phosphogluconate dehydrogenase, whose translation is MSAHIGVTGLAVMGANLARNLARNGYTVALHNRSVARTDALLQAHGGDGDFVRTETLTELVESLERPRRVLIMVQAGAPVDSVIADLVPLLDEGDIIIDGGNSFYEETRRREESLRAKNLHFVGVGVSGGEEGALNGPSIMPGGSKESYDTLGPMLEKISAKYNGEPCCAWIDTDGAGHYVKMVHNGIEYADMQVIGEAFDLMRSLAGIEPREQAGVFREWNTTDLASYLIEITAEVLEQEDEVTGRPLVDVVVDSAGQKGTGRWTAISGLEVGSPVTAIAESVFARSISSQRELRAVTNATFSAGIDETLSATEKYGSAEDRQDFVEDVRKALYASKLVAYAQGLDMLVAAGEEFGWDLDLKAIASLWRAGCIIRADLLDTIMKAYDAPKDQQPKNLLLAPEFNEAINECLPAWRRVVAAAATYGVPAPVFSSSLSYYDSLRRDRLPAALTQGLRDYFGAHTYKRVDKEGTFHTQWSGDRSEIDA
- the ppk2 gene encoding polyphosphate kinase 2, which codes for MSDPIFQVDGTARKNLREFIDELREGGYTVLDGHTPDPDLIDPQGRAVETWHENYPYENRLSRDVYEIEKYHLQVELLKFQYWAEDYGLKHVIVFEGRDAAGKGGTIKRFTEHLNPRTARVVALNRPSDRELGQWYFQRYVDHLPTAGEMVLFDRSWYNRAGVERVMGFSSEQEYELFMRQAPQFEQMLVDAGIHLTKFWFSVTQQEQRTRFAIRQIDPVRQWKLSPMDLESLDRWEAYTEAKEEMFLRTDTDHAPWMTIKSNDKKRARLNAMKCFLAQFEYEGKDHEIVGGPDPLIVRRGRDAVGD